The Sphaerisporangium siamense genome includes the window ACCTCGAAGAACGCCAGCCCCCGGTCGGTGAGACGGTACTGGCGGCCGGTGGCGGGCTGGAGCGCACCGAGCTCGACGAACCGCTTGAGCCGGTCGGTGAGCACCGAGGGCGCGATGCCGAGCTCGTTCTGGAAGTCCACGAACCGCCGCACGCCGAGGAAGGCCGCCGCGAGGACGCTGGTGCTCCAGCGGTCACCGAGGATCTCCAGCGACGACGGCAGGTAACCGAGGAAGTCGGTGCGGACGTCGCCGCGCGCGGTGGTGCGGCGGTGCTGGCGGGCCAGGCCGATCCGGGAGAACGTGGCCAGGGGGCCGCGCTCGGTGTGGGTGTCGCGGGCTGTCATCGGCTTGTGGCAGGACCCGCAGGCCAGGTAGGGGTGGGCGTCGTGGCCGCAGGAGTGGTGGATCAGCGGCGGCAGGTCCGCGCGGCCGGCCCAGTCGCGCTCCCAGCTGTAGATGGCGACGAGCAGGGACCACAGCCGCAGGCCGGCGTCGCTGAGCCGGTACTCCAGGCGGGTGCGGCCGTCGCGGTACGCCTGCTGGACGAAGATGCCGTTCTCGACGAGCTCTTTCAGGCGGGCCGCGAGGACGGACTCGGAGATGCCGAGCTCGTCGCGCCAGCCGGCGAACGTGCGGATGCGGAGCAGGAACGCCCGCTGGAGGATCAGCAGGACCCAGCGGTCGCCGAGGATGGACAGCGCCCGCCCGATGCCGCTGAGCTCGGGCGCCCCCTCGGTTCCTGGTCCGCCGATCGTGGTCTCGCCCGCGGGGGCGCCGTCGGCGGCGTTCCCCTCGGGCGCGTCGATCGGGTCGACGGCGCTCACCCCCCGTCCGGCCGCGACGCGGGTGGCCCCGACCTCGGCCGGTGTTTCCTTGGTCTTCACCGCGCCCACTTTAAACACCGCCGGTGAACGGCGGGCCATGGTCGCGCGTTGACTGGCTGACTTTCTTTATCATAGTTTCCTGGAATGAGGGAACAACCGATGGCGGCCGCGACGGTCCTGGACCAGTCCGGCGAGCCGAATCCCTATCTCCTCGGCGTGTACGCGCCGGTACATGAGGAGATCACCGCCGG containing:
- a CDS encoding winged helix-turn-helix transcriptional regulator, encoding MKTKETPAEVGATRVAAGRGVSAVDPIDAPEGNAADGAPAGETTIGGPGTEGAPELSGIGRALSILGDRWVLLILQRAFLLRIRTFAGWRDELGISESVLAARLKELVENGIFVQQAYRDGRTRLEYRLSDAGLRLWSLLVAIYSWERDWAGRADLPPLIHHSCGHDAHPYLACGSCHKPMTARDTHTERGPLATFSRIGLARQHRRTTARGDVRTDFLGYLPSSLEILGDRWSTSVLAAAFLGVRRFVDFQNELGIAPSVLTDRLKRFVELGALQPATGRQYRLTDRGLAFFEVFAFLVYWGQRELPGPEGSDLDITHKPCGSPLRPVLQCRHCDEVLARREVRFDLSATPDRG